One window of Pseudacidobacterium ailaaui genomic DNA carries:
- a CDS encoding DUF6908 domain-containing protein, translated as MKTILQILAAAGGFRRNLYLRIENPPYMALVIEATPEPGPLGAPAISIAHYGELNGDLMRDPEMCFELTNPARLGWMMTPYYFRNDYLGIEQFSRMRDAQNYIFYPDLFHQHESFARTWDRNLRAQRFLEAFQRSR; from the coding sequence ATGAAAACCATCCTCCAGATTCTCGCGGCGGCGGGCGGGTTCCGCCGCAACCTCTATCTGCGCATCGAGAACCCGCCTTATATGGCGCTTGTCATCGAGGCCACGCCGGAGCCGGGTCCGCTCGGCGCTCCGGCCATCTCCATCGCGCACTACGGCGAACTGAACGGTGACCTGATGCGCGACCCGGAGATGTGTTTCGAGTTGACCAACCCGGCGCGTTTGGGCTGGATGATGACGCCGTATTACTTTCGCAACGATTACCTCGGCATCGAGCAGTTTTCGCGCATGCGCGACGCACAGAACTACATCTTCTATCCAGACCTGTTTCACCAGCACGAAAGCTTTGCCCGCACGTGGGACCGCAACTTGCGCGCGCAGAGGTTCCTTGAGGCATTCCAGCGCAGCCGCTAA